The following are from one region of the Leishmania major strain Friedlin complete genome, chromosome 22 genome:
- a CDS encoding putative exosome complex exonuclease RRP45, with the protein MLYRTAVPVPADALVQRNLEFTRTAWKAGLRPDQRDANQLRVVEIDFPLLSRDVVQVKCGNTVATATISCDLVEPSPYRPKHGFFEVHARQLLNERDPLDQSKEIKRISMYLTRLLSGSVLETESLCVIPGRRVWSIDAEVIIVNNDGNAQDVAQWAVMTALQHVRRPELTIRGEDVIVHPPHERDPVPLPLHHIPLSFTFAVCANPQEVQLAVRAATLRSAHAPRAGASSGANADEGDGEAEELGWSSDALQVVVDPSLEEATAAACTVSVALNGEGHVCSLEKADGCYVSIAYLEQCMEIATKLTQALLSQMKESMEAHNAKRTEAVRSQFLWAQQRHGIQAIATPGDEGEHARKSAKTEK; encoded by the coding sequence ATGCTTTACCGCACGGCAGTACCAGTGCCGGCTGACGCGCTTGTGCAGCGCAATCTGGAGTTCACGCGGACCGCGTGGAAGGCAGGCCTCCGTCCCGATCAACGAGATGCGAATCAGCTGCGGGTGGTGGAGATAGACTTCCCGCTGCTCTCCCGTGACGTGGTGCAGGTCAAGTGCGGCAACACCGTCGCCACGGCCACCATCAGCTGCGACCTTGTAGAGCCCTCCCCGTATCGTCCAAAGCACGGCTTCTTCGAGGTGCATGCCCGCCAGCTGCTGAACGAACGCGACCCTCTCGACCAATCTAAGGAGATCAAGCGCATCAGCATGTACCTGACGCGACTGCTCTCCGGCAGTGTGCTGGAGACGGAGAGCCTTTGCGTCATCCCAGGCCGCCGCGTGTGGAGCATCGATGCAGAGGTGATCATTGTGAACAATGATGGCAATGCGCAAGATGTGGCGCAGTGGGCCGTGATGACCGCCCTGCAGCACGTACGCAGGCCCGAGCTCACCATTCGTGGCGAAGACGTGATTGTACACCCCCCGCATGAACGGGAcccggtgccgctgccgcttcatcacatccccctctccttcacgTTTGCTGTCTGCGCCAATCcgcaggaggtgcagctggcggtgcgcgcggccACGCTGCGTAGTGCACATGCACCTCGAGCCGGTGCCTCCTCCGGCGCCAACGCGGATGAGGGCGACGGTGAAGCGGAAGAGCTTGGCTGGTCGAGTGACGCACTGCAGGTCGTGGTGGATCCGTCGTTAGAGGAGGctaccgctgccgcgtgcaCGGTGTCGGTGGCCCTGAACGGTGAGGGTCACGTGTGCTCGCTGGAGAAAGCAGATGGCTGCTATGTGTCAATCGCGTACCTGGAGCAATGCATGGAGATTGCCACGAAGCtcacgcaggcgctgctgtcgcagaTGAAGGAGTCGATGGAGGCGCACAATGCGAAGCGCACGGAAGCGGTGCGCAGCCAGTTTCTCTGggcacagcagcgtcacGGCATCCAGGCTATTGCGACCCCGGGGGACGAGGGggagcacgcacgcaagagCGCCAAGACAGAGAAATGA
- a CDS encoding putative ser/thr protein phosphatase translates to MEDKNRNLLSQLSGLRLSDGSVVGNRLGSGNTPPTLSAFGSRSTPPTTSPSSFPVSALPSHSIDALNGTHGKQQRRGNRAPRADAKKDGESPTSSVTDKINRLLAQNKGSLANSGAATSESSGGNRDTGGASILSSLAAQIVHSPSLSPSNGTASSTHTSTPTAVRTVSMPAASSSTVAVPKPRSVEVATAMSAATPAAMTIPAAAESLNPKVMEFFTKAAGGSRPPPPLVEPTAALKSAIVIEEPKNGKATAGRKEKAVAAAAGAAASSSSASPAPAVAATTSSNARSAHQAPSSTKSQKESTDPTNKFLVDAFGAIDNLDATKPIIRAAPEIPREGRYIIVGDVHGCVDQLEQLVEKVKYVKGKDCLFIIGDYVNKGPDSIGAVRACQRLGAYGVLGNHDYTLLRCCVRMRRRPFTPDDLRDPVKRLAQKLPKDCEYYLRGLPHIVRIPRHNVLLVHAGLNLQHSVENQNVEEVMHLRRLEMVPHKPGMFKAIAKGVEGEPWAKLWKGPEMVIFGHDAYAGFQAHAHACGIDTGCVYGDPLTCVVYGQNSPAGEFFSVPGLPKLENEMKGLPPPSSDIYEQEDMDLEKLIIRPTTRATPAMMNGSADSRPVFLEAPLGYKEAEESSAVGASTVSSLKASNLTATVTSTNMVMTPISTSPLRLATPTCAVNERLMATNTVNTREVQRATLLALSATRQLSAIAVLLGMPLYDQEIDAMLGSESADKVSQEAFWEPFTRLILVAAAEMPKDDTATLAGVEATLQLAFDVCEEMEAVGRTLQPELKKFLQAERESPAWSKRIVKCAETLVLA, encoded by the coding sequence ATGGAGGACAAGAACCGTAATTTACTGAGTCAGCTGAGCGGGCTGCGTCTCAGCGACGGCTCCGTCGTCGGCAaccgcctcggcagcggcaacactCCTCCCACGCTCTCCGCCTTCGGCTCCCGTTCTaccccccccaccacgagTCCTTCGAGCTTTCCTGTATCGGCACTGCCGAGCCACTCGATCGATGCGCTGAACGGGACGCAcggaaagcagcagcgccgcggcaacCGCGCGCCACGCGCAGACGCGAAGAAGGACGGTGAGTCACCAACTTCGTCCGTCACTGACAAGATCAACCGACTTCTCGCTCAAAACAAAGGCTCCTTGGCgaacagcggcgccgccacgagTGAGTCGTCTGGTGGCAACCGCGACACTGGCGGCGCTAGCATTCTCTCGTCGCTGGCCGCACAAATTGTTCACTCCCCGTCTCTGTCGCCCAGCAACGGCACTGCCAGCTCGACACACACCTCGACGCCGACAGCGGTAAGGACGGTGTCTATGCCCGCAGCATCGAGCTCAACCGTCGCCGTACCAAAGCCGCGCTCTGTGGAGGTCGCCACAGCCATGTCCGCCGCGACCCCGGCTGCTATGACCATCCCTGCTGCGGCCGAGTCGCTCAATCCGAAGGTGATGGAGTTCTTCACCAAGGCTGCCGGTGGCTcccggccgccgccaccgcttgtggagccgacagcggcgctgaagaGCGCCATTGTTATCGAAGAGCCAAAGAACGGCAAGGCGACCGCGGGCCGCAAGGAGaaggccgtcgccgcagcggcaggagcagcggcgtcttcATCATCCGCATCACCCGCCCCTGCGGTGGCTGCGACAACTTCGAGTAACGCACGCTCTGCACACCAGGCGCCCTCCTCGACGAAGTCACAGAAGGAATCGACAGACCCGACCAATAAGTTTCTGGTAGACGCGTTCGGTGCGATAGACAACCTCGACGCCACCAAGCCCATTATCCGCGCGGCCCCAGAGATTCCGCGCGAGGGACGGTACATCATCGTTGGCGACGTGCACGGCTGCGTGGAtcagctggagcagctggtcGAGAAGGTCAAGTACGTGAAAGGAAAGGACTGTCTCTTCATCATCGGCGACTATGTGAACAAGGGGCCGGACTCAATCGGCGCGGTGCGCGCATGCCAGCGCCTTGGCGCGTACGGCGTGCTAGGCAACCACGACTACACcctgctgcggtgctgcgttCGTATGCGGCGTCGCCCCTTCACCCCTGACGACCTCCGCGACCCGGTAAAGCGACTGGCCCAGAAACTCCCAAAGGACTGTGAGTACTACCTGCGTGGTCTGCCCCATATTGTGCGAATTCCTCGCCACAacgtcctcctcgtgcacGCCGGGCTGAACCTCCAACACTCCGTAGAGAATCAAAATGTTGAGGAGGTGATGCACCTGCGCCGGCTGGAGATGGTGCCGCACAAGCCGGGCATGTTCAAGGCAATCGCcaagggggtggagggggagccATGGGCAAAGCTGTGGAAGGGGCCTGAGATGGTCATCTTCGGCCATGACGCCTACGCCGGCTTccaggcgcacgcgcatgccTGCGGCATCGACACCGGCTGCGTTTACGGCGACCCGTTGACATGTGTCGTTTACGGACAGAACAGCCCCGCGGGCGAGTTTTTCTCCGTGCCTGGGCTGCCCAAGTTGGAGAACGAGATGAAGGGTCTGCCCCCGCCTAGCTCCGACATCTACGAGCAGGAGGACATGGACCTCGAGAAGCTCATTATTCGACCTACCACGCGCGCCACGCCGGCCATGATgaacggcagcgccgactcTCGTCCTGTGTTCCTCGAGGCACCGCTGGGCTACAAGGAGGCTgaggagagcagcgccgtcggtgCGTCCACCGTCTCCAGCCTGAAAGCGTCGAACCTCACGGCAACGGTTACCAGCACGAACATGGTAATGACGCCCATTTCCACGTCTCCGTTGCGCCTCGCCACACCGACGTGCGCCGTCAATGAGCGGCTCATGGCGACAAACACCGTCAACACAcgcgaggtgcagcgcgcgaCACTGCTGGCTCTCTCTGCCACGCGCCAGCTTTCCGCGATCGCGGTGCTGCTTGGGATGCCCCTGTACGATCAAGAAATCGACGCAATGCTGGGGTCGGAAAGTGCCGACAAAGTCTCACAGGAGGCCTTCTGGGAGCCCTTCACTCGCCTCATCCttgtggcggcagcggagatgCCCAAGGATGACACTGCAACACTCGCAGGGGTGGAGGCGACACTGCAGCTCGCCTTCGACGTGTGCGAGGaaatggaggcggtggggagAACGCTGCAGCCGGAACTGAAGAAATTTCTGcaggcggagagagagagccctGCGTGGTCCAAGCGGATCGTGAAATGCGCGGAGACGCTGGTGTTGGCGTAA
- a CDS encoding putative CCR4 associated factor, giving the protein MTSKHTPQPYTMTANTPAWNPETRLPSLSKSAMIRDVWADNLEEEFATIRSLIKDYPFVSLDTEFPGVVAKPVGSFKTTHEFYYQTLRCNVNLLKIIQLGITLLNDKGEVPEHCSTWQFNFRFSIKEDVYAQDSIELLRHGGINFDYFNDFGIEVTHFAELLISSGLVLNSNVRWLAFHAGYDFGYLIKVVCNKDLPEKEEEFLQTLHALFPSMFDLKYLLRFTEVSHSFGLDYLAESLKLRRFGTAHQAGSDSLLTGHCYFKLLRDSFGNTAPVANNGVLYGLSEDAASSVTPSSAQTVTQVNSNSHNFSSPIAYGNGGASGGTFPAAPINSNMRRP; this is encoded by the coding sequence ATGACGTCCAAGCACACCCCTCAGCCGTACACAATGACAGCGAACACGCCGGCATGGAACCCGGAGACGCGGCTTCCGTCCCTTAGCAAGTCCGCAATGATCCGCGACGTTTGGGCTGATAACCTCGAGGAGGAGTTCGCCACGATCCGGTCGCTCATCAAGGACTACCCGTTCGTGTCGCTAGACACGGAATTCCCTGGCGTGGTGGCCAAGCCGGTGGGCAGCTTCAAGACGACGCACGAGTTCTACTACCAAACACTGCGGTGCAACGTGAACCTCCTCAAGATCATTCAGCTCGGCATCACCCTTCTGAACGACAAGGGCGAGGTCCCGGAGCACTGCTCCACCTGGCAGTTCAACTTCCGCTTCAGCATCAAGGAGGACGTTTACGCGCAAGACAGCATTGAGCTTCTCCGGCATGGTGGCATCAACTTCGACTACTTCAACGACTTCGGGATCGAGGTGACGCACTTTGCGGAACTGCTCATCTCCAGTGGGTTGGTGCTCAACTCCAACGTGCGCTGGCTTGCCTTCCACGCTGGCTACGACTTCGGGTACCTCATCAAGGTGGTGTGCAACAAGGATCTTCcggagaaagaggaggagttCCTGCAAACCCTTCATGCTCTCTTCCCGAGCATGTTTGACCTCAAGTATCTTTTGCGCTTCACGGAGGTGTCCCACTCCTTTGGACTGGACTACTTAGCGGAGAGCCtgaagctgcgccgcttcggcACGGCGCATCAGGCCGGCAGCGATTCGCTCCTCACGGGCCATTGCTACTTCAAGTTGCTGCGTGATAGCTTTGGCAACACCGCACCGGTGGCCAACAACGGCGTTCTCTACGGCCTTAGCGAGGACGCAGCTTCGTCCGTCACTCCTAGCAGCGCGCAGACGGTGACGCAGGTGAATAGCAACTCGCACAACTTCTCCAGCCCCATTGCGTACGGCAATGGCGGTGCAAGCGGCGGTACCTTTCCTGCGGCCCCCATCAACTCTAACATGCGCAGGCCGTGA